One window of the Balaenoptera ricei isolate mBalRic1 chromosome X, mBalRic1.hap2, whole genome shotgun sequence genome contains the following:
- the LOC132357079 gene encoding SAYSvFN domain-containing protein 1-like: MGTRTPGRTENRASAMEQWLAEFGVGPRNQPGWWQNPALQSHRAQTSGEKAEAAVTPKAARGWLKLFLVWKPRPLSTQAQPSLAQGAAWPGDCMSQPSQNPAKPPPLPPPPEGGQSPLTDITFLKVLLWLVLLGLFVELEFGLAYFVLSLFYWRHVGETRPRGEDRGGKSGYSVFNPGCEAIQGTLIAQQLECELHLRPLQGR; this comes from the coding sequence ATGGGCACACGCACTCCTGGGCGCACAGAGAACAGGGCATCTGCCATGGAGCAGTGGTTAGCTGAGTTCGGGGTAGGGCCCAGAAACCAGCCAGGTTGGTGGCAGAACCCAGCACTTCAGAGCCACCGTGCACAAACCTCGGGAGAGAAGGCAGAAGCAGCTGTAACTCCAAAGGCAGCCCGAGGCTGGCTAAAACTGTTCCTGGTGTGGAAACCGAGGCCCTTGAGTacccaggcccagcccagccttgctcagggagcAGCTTGGCCTGGGGACTGCATGTCACAGCCATCGCAGAATCCAGCCAAGCCACCACCTCTGCCGCCCCCGCCCGAGGGAGGCCAGTCTCCCCTGACCGACATCACCTTCTTGAAGGTGCTCCTCTGGTTGGTCCTGCTGGGACTGTTTGTGGAACTGGAATTTGGCCTGGCCTATTTTGTCCTGTCCCTCTTCTACTGGAGGCATGTGGGGGAAACGAGGCCCCGAGGAGAAGACAGAGGGGGGAAGAGCGGGTACTCCGTGTTCAACCCGGGCTGTGAGGCCATCCAGGGCACCCTGATTGCCCAGCAGCTGGAATGCGAGCTGCACCTGAGACCCCTGCAGGGGAGATAG